From Perognathus longimembris pacificus isolate PPM17 chromosome 4, ASM2315922v1, whole genome shotgun sequence, one genomic window encodes:
- the LOC125350863 gene encoding collagen alpha-1(III) chain-like, with the protein MTFLPGLSARRARSRPGRRGGPGGAHSAGPARGSLDRHQGPEDGRGRPASPARFPKSPRPARPPAPPASPSEAGRPTCLLPRPPQVTAPAGSRASPDAGSGCQRGRPGAPREPTRGTEERSTHLSGGWVGSILTPAVPRYRAPPEPQCQLSPPPARRLLQTHKEGWAAAATARAEGQTISPRRGRSQK; encoded by the coding sequence ATGACTTTCCTCCCCGGGCTTAGCGCCAGGAGGGCGCGGTCCAGGCCGGGGCGTCGGGGGGGCCCCGGCGGCGCGCACAGTGCAGGGCCGGCCCGAGGCTCCCTGGACCGCCACCAGGGTCCGGAGGACGGGAGGGGCCGACCAGCTTCCCCGGCCCGCTTCCCCAAGTCCCCGCGGCCGGCCCGCCCGCCGGCTCCCCCGGCCTCTCCTTCTGAAGCCGGACGGCCGACCTGCCTCCTTCCCCGACCGCCCCAAGTGACCGCGCCCGCCGGCTCCCGGGCCTCTCCCGACGCCGGCTCTGGCTGTCAGCGCGGACGGCCCGGCGCCCCTCGAGAGCCCACGCGGGGCACGGAGGAACGGTCAACCCACCTGTCAGGTGGCTGGGTGGGGAGTATCCTCACGCCGGCAGTTCCCCGGTACCGCGCCCCGCCGGAGCCCCAGTGCCAACTGTCGCCACCACCGGCTCGGCGGCTTCTCCAGACACACAAAGAGGGATGGGCGGCGGCTGCTACGGCGAGAGCGGAGGGACAAACAATCTCACCACGACGAGGTCGCTCTCAGAAATAA